The following coding sequences lie in one Takifugu flavidus isolate HTHZ2018 chromosome 4, ASM371156v2, whole genome shotgun sequence genomic window:
- the LOC130524587 gene encoding taste receptor type 1 member 3 isoform X1: MAVSPTLLVLFWVFKMTSATPAWFQNISTSLFNLPGDIKLGGLFPLNRLTSNLSQRTEPDQISCDRIDTYGLGMAIAMKYTVDEINANQILLPGIQLGYEIYDTCLQSAIIVRPTLSLLSAKHDNTLSVQCNYTNYETSISAVIGPNNSEMVSVIGKLLGFFLMPQISYGATSEKFSDTALYPSFFRTVPSDKWQVEAMVLLLEEFNWNWVAVVGSDEEYGQRGVQDFSKLAANKSICVAYQGLIPVYTDPEPMVKTILSNINSTKARVVIVFSLSNQAEIFFKEVIRMKLKGVWIGSTSWTINDAVTSLPDIQTVGTILGFVEQTQSVDLLRAYTYALLNKLSEERAHTRSSAQNSNYPSNPCPQCWNLSPANISLVTDLVIQRKAFSVYAAIYSVAQALHNFLQCNSTACKNTSEVKIYPWKLLKTLRHTKVDINGTMLEFDSNGNPNVGYNLIELIWKNSTLEFVEVGSFNKILNINVSLFKWHTETSEVPQSTCSAACGEGQVHRVKGFHSCCFDCIDCLPGTYQAQDGDIQCTPCPPRQWSLARSSRCTDPIYDYLSWDTPEALLLTLAIVLVVLFMGSVVVVFVNHRETVLVTASGGTLSIVVLLGLMGACLSLLLFLGQPGDTVCRLQLPLISAFQTVPLSIIMSISLQIFFVSEFPNLAASYLHVLRGPGTWLLLLICCAVQAGICGWFVQDGPSLSEYLADRRVDFVRSFLACPVSPLSGFALMQGFIAAMALMSFMCTFMATKPLHQYNLARDITFSSLIYCVIWVTFIPIYIGLEEKRRAIIHVSFILASDLGLVAVYYIPKCYFLLKTPELNTADHFCTFLEGLQPTPAQEEPQTQTESEQ; encoded by the exons ATGGCCGTATCTCCCACTCTGCTGGTTTTATTCTGGGTTTTTAAGATGACCAGCGCTACTCCGGCGTGGTTCCAAAACATCTCGACCAGTCTCTTCAACTTGCCTGGAGATATCAAGCTTGGGGGGCTTTTCCCCCTCAACCGGCTCACCAGCAACCTCAGCCAGAGGACGGAGCCGGACCAAATCAGCTGTGACAG GATAGACACATACGGACTGGGCATGGCTATCGCCATGAAATACACAGTGGATGAAATCAATGCCAACCAAATTCTGCTGCCCGGAATCCAGTTGGGTTATGAAATCTATGACACCTGTCTCCAGTCAGCCATCATCGTCAGACCaaccctctctctcctctctgcaaaACATGACAACACTTTGAGCGTGCAGTGTAATTACACCAACTATGAGACCAGCATATCAGCTGTGATTGGACCCAACAACTCAGAAATGGTGTCAGTCATAGGGAAACTGCTAGGATTCTTCCTGATGCCACAG ATAAGCTATGGTGCCACAAGTGAAAAATTCAGCGATACTGCTCTCTACCCATCATTCTTCCGGACGGTGCCCAGTGATAAATGGCAGGTCGAAGCCATGGTTCTTCTGCTGGAGGAGTTCAACTGGAACTGGGTGGCTGTGGTGGGCAGTGATGAGGAGTATGGACAGCGAGGAGTGCAGGACTTCTCCAAACTAGCAGCAAATAAGTCCATTTGTGTGGCATATCAGGGGTTAATTCCAGTCTACACAGACCCGGAACCAATGGTTAAAACCATCCTCAGTAATATCAACTCAACTAAAGCCCGCGTAGTgattgtgttttctctctcaaaCCAGGCAGaaatctttttcaaagag GTCATCAGAATGAAACTAAAAGGGGTGTGGATTGGCAGCACAAGCTGGACCATAAATGATGCTGTCACCTCTCTCCCCGACATCCAAACGGTTGGGACCATCCTGGGATTTGTCGAACAAACACAAAGTGTGGACCTTCTCCGTGCCTACACGTACGCACTCTTAAACAAACTGAGTGaagagcgtgcacacacacgctcttcgGCACAAAACTCCAATTATCCTTCCAATCCGTGCCCACAATGCTGGAACTTGTCACCTGCTAATATTAGCTTGGTGACGGACCTTGTGATACAACGCAAAGCCTTTAGTGTCTATGCTGCCATCTACAGTGTAGCACAGGCACTGCACAATTTTCTGCAATGCAATTCGACTGCATGTAAAAATACGTCTGAAGTCAAAATCTATCCCTGGAAG ctgctgaagaCTCTGAGACACACAAAAGTGGACATAAATGGCACAATGTTAGAGTTTGACAGCAATGGCAACCCAAATGTTGGATACAATTTGATTGAGTTGATCTGGAAAAATTCAACACTGGAATTTGTAGAGGTTGGAAGCTTCAATAAGATTTTGAACATCAACGTGTCCCTGTTCAAATGGCACACTGAAACCTCAGAG GTTCCTCAGTCCACCTGTTCAGCAGCGTGTGGAGAAGGCCAGGTCCACAGAGTCAAAGGATTCCATTCCTGCTGCTTTGATTGTATTGACTGTTTACCAGGAACCTACCAGGCACAAGACG GGGACATTCAGTGCACCCCATGTCCTCCCCGTCAGTGGTCTCTGGCACGCAGCTCCAGGTGCACCGACCCCATCTATGACTACTTGTCCTGGGACACACCAGAAGCTTTACTACTGACTCTGGCTATAGTGCTGGTCGTACTATTCATGGGGTCAGTGGTTGTGGTCTTCGTGAACCACAGGGAGACGGTGCTGGTGACTGCTTCAGGGGGGACTCTGAGTATTGTGGTTCTGCTCGGTCTGATGGGAGCTTGTCTCagtctgctgctgttcctgggaCAACCAGGGGACACGGTGTGTCGTCTCCAGCTGCCCCTCATTTCTGCCTTCCAAACAGTGCCCCTCTCCATTATCATGTccatttctctgcag attttcTTTGTGTCAGAATTCCCAAACTTAGCAGCCTCTTACCTGCATGTACTCAGAGGTCCTGGAACgtggctgctcctgctgatcTGTTGTGCTGTGCAGGCCGGCATCTGTGGCTGGTTTGTCCAGGACGGACCGTCTCTGTCTGAATATCTGGCAGACAGGAGGGTGGACTTTGTGAGATCCTTTCTGGCTTGTCCAGTGTCGCCTTTGTCTGGCTTTGCCCTCATGCAAGGTTTCATTGCTGCCATGGCGCTCATGTCATTCATGTGCACCTTCATGGCAACAAAACCTCTTCATCAGTACAACCTGGCGAGGGACAtcaccttttcctccctcaTCTACTGTGTCATTTGGGTGACCTTTATTCCAATCTACATCGGTCTGGAGGAAAAACGCAGGGCAATTATTCATGTTTCCTTTATCCTAGCAAGCGACCTGGGTCTGGTGGCGGTGTACTACATCCCAAAATGTTACTTCCTGTTGAAAACACCTGAGCTCAATACTGCAGATCACTTCTGTACCTTTCTGGAAGGTCTCCAACCAACACCAGCTCAAGAGGAACCACAGACCCAGACAGAGTCAGAGCAATAG
- the LOC130524587 gene encoding taste receptor type 1 member 3 isoform X2, translating into MAVSPTLLVLFWVFKMTSATPAWFQNISTSLFNLPGDIKLGGLFPLNRLTSNLSQRTEPDQISCDRIDTYGLGMAIAMKYTVDEINANQILLPGIQLGYEIYDTCLQSAIIVRPTLSLLSAKHDNTLSVQCNYTNYETSISAVIGPNNSEMVSVIGKLLGFFLMPQISYGATSEKFSDTALYPSFFRTVPSDKWQVEAMVLLLEEFNWNWVAVVGSDEEYGQRGVQDFSKLAANKSICVAYQGLIPVYTDPEPMVKTILSNINSTKARVVIVFSLSNQAEIFFKEVIRMKLKGVWIGSTSWTINDAVTSLPDIQTVGTILGFVEQTQSVDLLRAYTYALLNKLSEERAHTRSSAQNSNYPSNPCPQCWNLSPANISLVTDLVIQRKAFSVYAAIYSVAQALHNFLQCNSTACKNTSEVKIYPWKLLKTLRHTKVDINGTMLEFDSNGNPNVGYNLIELIWKNSTLEFVEVGSFNKILNINVSLFKWHTETSEVPQSTCSAACGEGQVHRVKGFHSCCFDCIDCLPGTYQAQDGDIQCTPCPPRQWSLARSSRCTDPIYDYLSWDTPEALLLTLAIVLVVLFMGSVVVVFVNHRETVLVTASGGTLSIVVLLGLMGACLSLLLFLGQPGDTVCRLQLPLISAFQTVPLSIIMSISLQLPPASWLYLPLCWFYSGFLN; encoded by the exons ATGGCCGTATCTCCCACTCTGCTGGTTTTATTCTGGGTTTTTAAGATGACCAGCGCTACTCCGGCGTGGTTCCAAAACATCTCGACCAGTCTCTTCAACTTGCCTGGAGATATCAAGCTTGGGGGGCTTTTCCCCCTCAACCGGCTCACCAGCAACCTCAGCCAGAGGACGGAGCCGGACCAAATCAGCTGTGACAG GATAGACACATACGGACTGGGCATGGCTATCGCCATGAAATACACAGTGGATGAAATCAATGCCAACCAAATTCTGCTGCCCGGAATCCAGTTGGGTTATGAAATCTATGACACCTGTCTCCAGTCAGCCATCATCGTCAGACCaaccctctctctcctctctgcaaaACATGACAACACTTTGAGCGTGCAGTGTAATTACACCAACTATGAGACCAGCATATCAGCTGTGATTGGACCCAACAACTCAGAAATGGTGTCAGTCATAGGGAAACTGCTAGGATTCTTCCTGATGCCACAG ATAAGCTATGGTGCCACAAGTGAAAAATTCAGCGATACTGCTCTCTACCCATCATTCTTCCGGACGGTGCCCAGTGATAAATGGCAGGTCGAAGCCATGGTTCTTCTGCTGGAGGAGTTCAACTGGAACTGGGTGGCTGTGGTGGGCAGTGATGAGGAGTATGGACAGCGAGGAGTGCAGGACTTCTCCAAACTAGCAGCAAATAAGTCCATTTGTGTGGCATATCAGGGGTTAATTCCAGTCTACACAGACCCGGAACCAATGGTTAAAACCATCCTCAGTAATATCAACTCAACTAAAGCCCGCGTAGTgattgtgttttctctctcaaaCCAGGCAGaaatctttttcaaagag GTCATCAGAATGAAACTAAAAGGGGTGTGGATTGGCAGCACAAGCTGGACCATAAATGATGCTGTCACCTCTCTCCCCGACATCCAAACGGTTGGGACCATCCTGGGATTTGTCGAACAAACACAAAGTGTGGACCTTCTCCGTGCCTACACGTACGCACTCTTAAACAAACTGAGTGaagagcgtgcacacacacgctcttcgGCACAAAACTCCAATTATCCTTCCAATCCGTGCCCACAATGCTGGAACTTGTCACCTGCTAATATTAGCTTGGTGACGGACCTTGTGATACAACGCAAAGCCTTTAGTGTCTATGCTGCCATCTACAGTGTAGCACAGGCACTGCACAATTTTCTGCAATGCAATTCGACTGCATGTAAAAATACGTCTGAAGTCAAAATCTATCCCTGGAAG ctgctgaagaCTCTGAGACACACAAAAGTGGACATAAATGGCACAATGTTAGAGTTTGACAGCAATGGCAACCCAAATGTTGGATACAATTTGATTGAGTTGATCTGGAAAAATTCAACACTGGAATTTGTAGAGGTTGGAAGCTTCAATAAGATTTTGAACATCAACGTGTCCCTGTTCAAATGGCACACTGAAACCTCAGAG GTTCCTCAGTCCACCTGTTCAGCAGCGTGTGGAGAAGGCCAGGTCCACAGAGTCAAAGGATTCCATTCCTGCTGCTTTGATTGTATTGACTGTTTACCAGGAACCTACCAGGCACAAGACG GGGACATTCAGTGCACCCCATGTCCTCCCCGTCAGTGGTCTCTGGCACGCAGCTCCAGGTGCACCGACCCCATCTATGACTACTTGTCCTGGGACACACCAGAAGCTTTACTACTGACTCTGGCTATAGTGCTGGTCGTACTATTCATGGGGTCAGTGGTTGTGGTCTTCGTGAACCACAGGGAGACGGTGCTGGTGACTGCTTCAGGGGGGACTCTGAGTATTGTGGTTCTGCTCGGTCTGATGGGAGCTTGTCTCagtctgctgctgttcctgggaCAACCAGGGGACACGGTGTGTCGTCTCCAGCTGCCCCTCATTTCTGCCTTCCAAACAGTGCCCCTCTCCATTATCATGTccatttctctgcag CTTCCACCTGCATCATGGCTGTATCTCCCACTCTGCTGGTTTTATTCTGGATTTTTAAACTGA
- the LOC130524588 gene encoding taste receptor type 1 member 3-like: MKHCSLRKSPEIMQQPLQVPQSTCSAACGEGQVHRVKGFHSCCFDCIDCLPGTYQAQDGDIQCTPCPPRQWSLARSSRCTDPIYDYLSWDTPEALLLTLAIVLVVLFMGSVVVVFVNHRETVLVTASGGTLSIVVLLGLMGACLSLLLFLGQPGDTVCRLQLPLISAFQTVPLSIIMSISLQIFFVSEFPNLAASYLHVLRGPGTWLLLLICCAVQAGICGWFVQDGPSLSEYLADRRVDFVRSFLACPVLPFSGFALMQGFIAAMALMSFMCTFMATKPLHQYNLARDITFSSLIYCVIWVTFIPIYIGLGEKLRSIVYVSFILASDLGLVAVYYIPKCYFLLKTAELNTADHFCTFLEGLQPTPAQEEPQTQTESEQ, from the exons ATGAAACATTGCAGTTTACGAAAATCACCTGAAATAATGCAACAACCTTTGCAGGTTCCTCAGTCCACCTGTTCAGCAGCGTGTGGAGAAGGCCAGGTCCACAGAGTCAAAGGATTCCATTCCTGCTGCTTTGATTGTATTGACTGTTTACCAGGAACCTACCAGGCACAAGACG GGGACATTCAGTGCACCCCATGTCCTCCCCGTCAGTGGTCTCTGGCACGCAGCTCCAGGTGCACCGACCCCATCTATGACTACTTGTCCTGGGACACACCAGAAGCTTTACTACTGACTCTGGCTATAGTGCTGGTAGTACTATTCATGGGGTCAGTGGTTGTGGTCTTCGTGAACCACAGGGAGACGGTGCTGGTGACTGCTTCAGGGGGGACTCTGAGTATTGTGGTTCTGCTCGGTCTGATGGGAGCTTGTCTCagtctgctgctgttcctgggaCAACCAGGGGACACGGTGTGTCGTCTCCAGCTGCCCCTCATTTCTGCCTTCCAAACAGTGCCCCTCTCCATTATCATGTccatttctctgcag ATTTTCTTTGTGTCAGAATTCCCAAACTTAGCAGCCTCTTACCTGCATGTACTCAGAGGTCCTGGAACgtggctgctcctgctgatcTGTTGTGCTGTGCAGGCCGGCATCTGTGGCTGGTTTGTCCAGGACGGACCGTCTCTGTCTGAATATCTGGCAGACAGGAGGGTGGACTTTGTGAGATCCTTTCTGGCTTGTCCAGTGTTGCCTTTCTCTGGCTTTGCCCTCATGCAAGGTTTCATTGCTGCCATGGCGCTCATGTCATTCATGTGCACCTTCATGGCAACAAAACCTCTTCATCAGTACAACCTGGCGAGGGACAtcaccttttcctccctcaTCTACTGTGTCATTTGGGTGACCTTTATTCCAATCTACATCGGTCTGGGGGAAAAATTGAGGTCCATTGTTTATGTTTCCTTTATCCTAGCAAGCGACCTGGGTCTGGTGGCGGTGTACTACATCCCAAAATGTTACTTCCTGTTGAAAACAGCTGAGCTTAATACTGCAGATCACTTCTGTACCTTTCTGGAAGGTCTCCAACCAACACCAGCTCAAGAGGAACCACAGACCCAGACAGAGTCAGAGCAATAG
- the odad1 gene encoding coiled-coil domain-containing protein 114 isoform X1, with protein sequence MAHRRLTQSAPSYVSEREADESDLAKLERQFRIMDRDGKTYNRQAREQIHKQQQEIDRLRKEQEELHRNLGICKNFSHLHRDNEDTKSLRALLDEEDMIDASLIKEKEHQQVLDKEITDMQMKIANIRKEKTRINETQTSEKGQTQRAIRTLEIKLDRALTHFSEQLTKNSELRKELQTLHVEQIRFQQLRNRLEKELHDLHKKISGAVNCSIAAYDDRAEAQSKMILLKEKARKDLTQYKAEIKDLERLIAHECNLKEFMTTKCNERSVRDQWSKMKEQRIDSREESHDALEEVFSKIQTITGEDNLDLLVTRFIQVEDQKFALFNFVNDQNNEADVLKEQISQIQAEIQHFTDKSLQNEKDHGSFLADIEEKQIKLQSQTENYDKQAVSIDNILGSVKAVISRFFSKMEWDCSTKEDSLGSTMGLAENIMSHLGLTEDKTTELLSIQAFLNSKNADRNKPKEFAKFLLSQNTEQLQQPISFQPAVNSAEYEPDEAPLTDEEEWPISQEELRKKISKQVFSCHHVSQA encoded by the exons ATGGCACACAGACGATTAACTCAAAGTGCCCCTTCATACGTCAGTGAAAGAGAGGCTGATG AATCAGACTTAGCCAAACTGGAGCGACAGTTCAGGATCATGGATCGGGATGGGAAAACCTACAACCGTCAGGCTCGGGAACAGATCCACAAACAACA GCAGGAAATAGATAGACTgaggaaggagcaggaagagcttCACCGAAACCTGGGCATCTGCAAAAACTTCTCACATCTACACCGTGACAACGAAGACACCAAGAGTCTCCGCGCTTTGCTGGACGAGGAAGACATGATAGATGCATCCCTGATAAAAGAGAAGGAGCATCAACAAGTGTTGGACAAAGAG ATCACAGACATGCAGATGAAGATAGCAAACATTAGAAAGGAAAAGACCCGCATTAATGAGACTCAAACATCTGAGAAAGGGCAGACTCAGAGGGCCATACGTACGCTGGAAATTAAGCTGGACAGA GCTTTGACTCACTTTAGTGAGCAACTGACGAAAAACAGCGAGCTGAGAAAAGAGCTGCAGACTCTTCATGTTGAGCAGATCCGTTTCCAGCAACTGCGAAACAGGCTGGAAAAG GAACTTCATGATCTACACAAAAAGATCTCTGGAGCTGTGAATTGTTCCATTGCTGCTTATGATGACAG GGCTGAAGCTCAGTCCAAGATGATCTTGTTGAAGGAGAAAGCACGGAAGGACCTCACCCAGTACAAGGCAGAGATAAAGGACCTGGAGAGGCTGATCGCACATGAATGTAACCTCAAGGAGTTCATGACCACCAAGTGCAATGAGCGCAGTGTTCGAGATcagt GGTCTAAGATGAAAGAGCAGAGGATAGACTCAAGGGAGGAGTCGCATGATGCTCTTGAGGAGGTGTTCAGCAAGATCCAGACCATAACAGGAGAGGACAATTTGGATTTGTTGGTCACTAGGTTCATCCAGG TTGAAGACCAAAAATTTGCACTTTTCAATTTTGTAAATGACCAAAACAATGAAGCCGATGTCCTGAAGGAACAAATCAGCCAG ATTCAAGCTGAGATTCAACATTTTACAGACAAAAGtttgcaaaatgaaaaggacCATGGCTCTTTCTTGGCTGACATCGAagagaaacaaataaaacttCAATCTCAAACTGAAAACTATGACAAACAAGCCGTCTCGATAGACAACATCCTGGGGAGCGTTAAAGCAG TCATAAGTAGATTTTTCTCAAAAATGGAGTGGGACTGTTCTACCAAAGAGGACAGCCTGGGCTCCACCATGGGGCTTGCTGAGAACATCATGTCTCATCTGGGTCTAACTGAGGACAAGACCACTGAACTGCTCAGCATTCAAGCCTTCCTCAATTCCAAA aatgcagacaggaacaaACCCAAAGAGTTCGCTAAATTCCTCCTGAGTCAGAATACAGAACAGCTTCAGCAGCCAATCAGTTTCCAACCTGCAGTGAATAG TGCGGAATATGAGCCCGATGAGGCGCCTCTCACTGATGAGGAAGAATGGCCAATTTCACAGGAAGAGCTTCGcaagaaaatatcaaaacag GTTTTTTCCTGCCATCATGTCTCACAAGCCTAA
- the odad1 gene encoding coiled-coil domain-containing protein 114 isoform X2, whose protein sequence is MAHRRLTQSAPSYVSEREADESDLAKLERQFRIMDRDGKTYNRQAREQIHKQQQEIDRLRKEQEELHRNLGICKNFSHLHRDNEDTKSLRALLDEEDMIDASLIKEKEHQQVLDKEITDMQMKIANIRKEKTRINETQTSEKGQTQRAIRTLEIKLDRALTHFSEQLTKNSELRKELQTLHVEQIRFQQLRNRLEKELHDLHKKISGAVNCSIAAYDDRAEAQSKMILLKEKARKDLTQYKAEIKDLERLIAHECNLKEFMTTKCNERSVRDQWSKMKEQRIDSREESHDALEEVFSKIQTITGEDNLDLLVTRFIQVEDQKFALFNFVNDQNNEADVLKEQISQIQAEIQHFTDKSLQNEKDHGSFLADIEEKQIKLQSQTENYDKQAVSIDNILGSVKAVISRFFSKMEWDCSTKEDSLGSTMGLAENIMSHLGLTEDKTTELLSIQAFLNSKNADRNKPKEFAKFLLSQNTEQLQQPISFQPAVNSAEYEPDEAPLTDEEEWPISQEELRKKISKQ, encoded by the exons ATGGCACACAGACGATTAACTCAAAGTGCCCCTTCATACGTCAGTGAAAGAGAGGCTGATG AATCAGACTTAGCCAAACTGGAGCGACAGTTCAGGATCATGGATCGGGATGGGAAAACCTACAACCGTCAGGCTCGGGAACAGATCCACAAACAACA GCAGGAAATAGATAGACTgaggaaggagcaggaagagcttCACCGAAACCTGGGCATCTGCAAAAACTTCTCACATCTACACCGTGACAACGAAGACACCAAGAGTCTCCGCGCTTTGCTGGACGAGGAAGACATGATAGATGCATCCCTGATAAAAGAGAAGGAGCATCAACAAGTGTTGGACAAAGAG ATCACAGACATGCAGATGAAGATAGCAAACATTAGAAAGGAAAAGACCCGCATTAATGAGACTCAAACATCTGAGAAAGGGCAGACTCAGAGGGCCATACGTACGCTGGAAATTAAGCTGGACAGA GCTTTGACTCACTTTAGTGAGCAACTGACGAAAAACAGCGAGCTGAGAAAAGAGCTGCAGACTCTTCATGTTGAGCAGATCCGTTTCCAGCAACTGCGAAACAGGCTGGAAAAG GAACTTCATGATCTACACAAAAAGATCTCTGGAGCTGTGAATTGTTCCATTGCTGCTTATGATGACAG GGCTGAAGCTCAGTCCAAGATGATCTTGTTGAAGGAGAAAGCACGGAAGGACCTCACCCAGTACAAGGCAGAGATAAAGGACCTGGAGAGGCTGATCGCACATGAATGTAACCTCAAGGAGTTCATGACCACCAAGTGCAATGAGCGCAGTGTTCGAGATcagt GGTCTAAGATGAAAGAGCAGAGGATAGACTCAAGGGAGGAGTCGCATGATGCTCTTGAGGAGGTGTTCAGCAAGATCCAGACCATAACAGGAGAGGACAATTTGGATTTGTTGGTCACTAGGTTCATCCAGG TTGAAGACCAAAAATTTGCACTTTTCAATTTTGTAAATGACCAAAACAATGAAGCCGATGTCCTGAAGGAACAAATCAGCCAG ATTCAAGCTGAGATTCAACATTTTACAGACAAAAGtttgcaaaatgaaaaggacCATGGCTCTTTCTTGGCTGACATCGAagagaaacaaataaaacttCAATCTCAAACTGAAAACTATGACAAACAAGCCGTCTCGATAGACAACATCCTGGGGAGCGTTAAAGCAG TCATAAGTAGATTTTTCTCAAAAATGGAGTGGGACTGTTCTACCAAAGAGGACAGCCTGGGCTCCACCATGGGGCTTGCTGAGAACATCATGTCTCATCTGGGTCTAACTGAGGACAAGACCACTGAACTGCTCAGCATTCAAGCCTTCCTCAATTCCAAA aatgcagacaggaacaaACCCAAAGAGTTCGCTAAATTCCTCCTGAGTCAGAATACAGAACAGCTTCAGCAGCCAATCAGTTTCCAACCTGCAGTGAATAG TGCGGAATATGAGCCCGATGAGGCGCCTCTCACTGATGAGGAAGAATGGCCAATTTCACAGGAAGAGCTTCGcaagaaaatatcaaaacag TGA
- the LOC130524583 gene encoding uncharacterized protein LOC130524583, producing MQSTQSARMFLSACKAAETCDDTAKLDNLYYIMVRERKVCNRVAQEQLNKQQQVIQKLVKEQKELKIDLNILNASAKATQKDEKRKKLQTLAVLLIDKTLKQGKSCEEELDHEITTMTTETIKYKKQKSIVTQCAERDRVQNEVQYLEKKLLRTLNYLDSQRNKIQELKKELKNQHEESARLQLHRTTYPHKKVTNDLGMYIRDNMKRTTLACEDRTSVDNKIMMMKKKEENTLAKTQRKIKELAALFPEETVQEEVEIPEDTEESPGDEEEVQTYEAVEFQVDDEEVVNLEDLEKVTLDLLVTKFLQDENQKCELYTLICDQKNEIQEHNDIIRQIQGEVYHSSKKGASDKMGGNFLSGLKNKCSKLLSEVEEFESYEELINNNLKDIKTVIASILSGMGYEDKGAPESSLEDKIMSYLAVMEEKTARLLNIQAFKKAEASRLL from the exons ATGCAGTCGACACAATCAGCGAGGATGTTTTTATCTGCctgcaaagcagcagaaacgtGTGACG ACACAGCAAAACTGGATAACCTCTATTACATCATGGTCCGTGAAAGGAAGGTTTGCAACCGTGTGGCTCAGGAGCAGCTCAACAAACAACA GCAGGTCATCCAAAAACTGGTCAAGGAGCAGAAAGAACTCAAGATAGACCTAAACATTCTTAATGCGAGTGCAAAGGCGACGCAGAAGgatgaaaagaggaagaaactaCAGACTCTGGCCGTATTGTTGATAGATAAAACCCTAAAGCAAGGGAAGAGCTGTGAAGAAGAGCTAGACCATGAG ATCACAACCATGACAACCGAGAcgataaaatataaaaaacaaaaatctatCGTGACTCAATGTGCAGAGAGAGACCGGGTTCAGAACGAAGTACAGTatctggagaagaagctgttaAGA ACTTTGAATTACCTTGATAGCCAAAGGAATAAAATCCAAGAACtgaagaaagagctgaagaatCAGCATGAGGAGAGTGCCCGTTTACAGCTACACCGGACCACTTACCCACACAAAAAg GTTACTAATGATCTCGGCATGTACATTAGGGATAATATGAAACGTACTACCCTCGCATGTGAAGACAG GACCAGCGTTGACAATAAGATTATGATGAtgaaaaagaaggaagagaacACCCTTGCCAAAACCCAAAGAAAGATAAAAGAACTTGCAGCACTATTCCCCGAGGAAACTGTCCAAGAAGAAG TGGAGATCCCGGAGGACACAGAGGAAAGCccaggtgatgaagaagaggtcCAAACGTATGAAGCAGTAGAGTTCCAAGTGGACGATGAAGAAGTGGTTAACCTGGAGGATCTCGAAAAAGTCACCTTGGACTTGCTGGTCACCAAGTTCCTCCAGG ATGAAAACCAAAAATGTGAACTTTACACTCTGATATGTgatcaaaaaaatgaaatccagGAGCATAACGATATTATTCGGCAG ATACAAGGGGAGGTTTACCATTCTTCAAAAAAAGGTGCTTCAGATAAAATGGGTGGAAATTTTCTGAGTGGCCTCAAAAACAAGTGTTCAAAACTGCTGTCTGAAGTGGAAGAGTTTGAAAGCTATGAGGAACTGATAAACAACAACCTGAAAGACATTAAAACAG TTATAGCCAGTATTCTCTCTGGTATGGGCTATGAGGACAAGGGCGCGCCGGAGTCCTCATTGGAGGACAAAATCATGTCCTACCTGGCAGTGATGGAAGAAAAGACCGCCAGGCTTCTCAACATACAAGCTTTCAAAAAAGCTGAAGCAAGCCGCTTGCTATAA